A region of the Acinetobacter defluvii genome:
GAGTAAGCGCTATAAAATCAATAAAATAAGCAAGATATCACGCTATTTAAAAATTATAGCGAGAATGATGAATAGAAAAAATATGCTAAGTAAGCTGTTAAAAAAACCTCTTTACTTCCAATAAAGAGGTTTTATTCCCTTAGCCAGTTTTTAACTTTGGAAATCTAAAAATGATCGCCAAGATAGCAAATATTGCCAAAATCCAACAATAATAAATCGACCCAATCAACTCGATCGGTGACATTTTTGCAATCGAACATGCCAATAAAAGCTGAGCACCATAAGGAATAATTCCTTGTACCACACAAGAAAAAATATCCATCAGTGCCGCAGCACGTTTCGGGTCAATGCCATATTCTTTGGCAACTTCACGTGCCATATCGCCCGACAAAATAATCGCAACGGTATTATTCGCCACAAAAAAGTTAGAGAAAATTACCAAAAAGCTGATCCCAATTTCGCCTGCACGTTGTGTACCCACTTTAAACGAACGTGTTACTGCATAAATACGTTGAATCAGCCAGTCTAGCCCACCTTCTTTTTGCATAATGGCAGACAAGCCACCTAACAACATGGACAGTAATGCCACTTCAAACATGCCAACAAAGCCATCATAAATGGCATTATTAAGTTTTAAAATGTCAAAAGAGGGGTGTTCGAGTAAACCTATAGCCCCTGACAGCACGATGCCGATGCAGAGAACGGCAAGCACATGTAAACGGGTAAATGCCAAAAAGAATACAGCTAAATACGGCAACATTAACCAAATGTCATAATCTTTATAGCTAATGTGTTGAGAGGCTTGCGTATTTAAAATATAAATAATAATCGTGATCAGTGCTGCAGGCAGCGCAATCCAGACATTCACCCGAAATTTATCTTTGAGTTCAACATTTAAACTGCGCGTTGCGGCAATAGTAGTATCTGAAATCATCGACAAATTATCGCCAAACATCGCCCCACTCACCACTGCACCAATGGCATACACAGGTTGAATATCCGTTGCCTGAGAAAAGCCAAAGGCAATCGGTGCACAGGCAGCAATGGTTCCCATGGACGTGCCCATTGCAGTGGCAATAAATGCCGAAATGACAAACAGCATCGGCAAGACAAATTCAGGTGCAATAATGGATAAACCAAACTGTACGGTCGCATCAACACTACCGATGCTACTTGAAACGCTGGCAAATGCGCCTGCAAGCATAAACACCATAAACATCAAAATGAGATTTGGATGACTTGCACCTTTTAAGAAGGTATCGATTGCAGCATTGAGTTTGCCTCGATAGAGTAGGACAGCCAGTATAATGGCGGGTAAGGCTGCCACAGGTGCTTTGATTTGATAAAAAGCAAATTCAGTGCCAATCATTGAGTGGTAAATACCACTGCCTAAAAAAATGGTTAAAAAGACAATAAGCGGCACAAGTGCAAGCGCCCGAGCTTGCACTGC
Encoded here:
- a CDS encoding Na+/H+ antiporter NhaC family protein codes for the protein MTTLPTEAVQARALALVPLIVFLTIFLGSGIYHSMIGTEFAFYQIKAPVAALPAIILAVLLYRGKLNAAIDTFLKGASHPNLILMFMVFMLAGAFASVSSSIGSVDATVQFGLSIIAPEFVLPMLFVISAFIATAMGTSMGTIAACAPIAFGFSQATDIQPVYAIGAVVSGAMFGDNLSMISDTTIAATRSLNVELKDKFRVNVWIALPAALITIIIYILNTQASQHISYKDYDIWLMLPYLAVFFLAFTRLHVLAVLCIGIVLSGAIGLLEHPSFDILKLNNAIYDGFVGMFEVALLSMLLGGLSAIMQKEGGLDWLIQRIYAVTRSFKVGTQRAGEIGISFLVIFSNFFVANNTVAIILSGDMAREVAKEYGIDPKRAAALMDIFSCVVQGIIPYGAQLLLACSIAKMSPIELIGSIYYCWILAIFAILAIIFRFPKLKTG